GCGCATCTCGCGCAGCCGCTCATTAACAGATACCAGCGGCGTATATCACGCAACATCGGTCAACAACAGGGGCGAAGCCAACTGGTTTAACACCGGGCGAACCGCCGCCCGCTGGAAAGTGGCCGACCGCAACCGCCTGGGCCTGAAGGTAGATCTGACCTCTCAGGTGACAAAGGGCCACCTGCTCAAGGGCGGTATTGAATTTATGCGTCGGGACATCATGATGATGATCATCGCCAATGCCACCCCTGCGGATCGACACCTGATGTTTGTGGCAGATGAAGGTCGATTTGGAGAGGACGGCGTCAAGCCGTATTCCATCAATGCTTACGTGCAGGACAAGATGGAATTTGAGGGCATGATCGTGAACCTGGGATTGCGCATGGATGCTTTCAATCCCAATGCCCGCAGAATAACGCACGGCAGTGCCCGCGGTTCCGAAATGTTCCGCAGACCCACTCTGGCACGAGATTACGCCTATAACGAAGGATCGATCTGGTCAACACAAGCCCCCTGGCACGTGGTATTTAGCCCCCGCATCGGAATTTCGCATCCCATCACCGAACGGGCGCAGTTCCGGTTCTCGTCGGGTGTTTACCTGCAATGGGCTGACCTGTGGTTCTACTTTGGCGAAGACTTCTGGGTAGCGGGCAAAGCCGAAGACAGAGATGTCAACGGCAACGGCCGCATCGACGACACAGAGCGCTACAACAATCTCGAAACCACTTATAGCGGTCGAAATGGCACGCACCTGTTGCGCCCCGCCAAAACCACCGCATTTGAAGTGGGTGCAGACTGGAACTTTGTCTCGGACTATACCATCGCACTAACGGCTTATTATCGCTCTGAGGTCGAGCAATTCACCCACTATCCCAACGAAACCTGGCAGGGACCGCGCATCAGTCGCATTCGCTATTCCCGCACCCTGGACAACGGTGCTTATGGGGATACGCGGGGCGTGGAACTCGCATTGCGCAAGCGGTTCAGCCACAACTTCTCGTTCAATTTGTCCTACAACTACCAGTGGGCGTCATTTACCACGGGCAAGCGCGGCAACGTGATACGCAACATCTACATGGATGAGGAAGGTGTCAGAAGAGCTGCCGTCAACATCGCCTATACGCATCCCGAATTCGGCGTGCCGGTTCCCGATTTGTGGGTACGATGGGATGCCCACTCCTCGGGCAGTGAAGTGCCCGTAATGATGTCGCAGGAAGATATTGATCTGATAGCTGTCCGGGCCAATAGCCGATACGAGTCCGCTACTGTGAATCAGGCTTATGGCAAGACCCTGGGCACGGGCGAATGGGATGGCCTGCGCCCCCTCGAGGGACCGACCAAAGACCTGGGCGTTTACCTGCTCACCGGCGGTTATACCCAGCTATTCCTGAAACCGCGCGGGGGAGATCGACGGCAATTTGGAACCGCCTCAATGCTGGCATCCTTCCCGGCCGATTACGAACGGGGCGGTGCCATCGTCAGCAAAGTATTGCGCAATATGCGCATCAACCTGGTCACGCGGGTTGAAACGGGAGGCTTGTTCCTCTACAGCCCGCCAGAAGGTGGCGTGCGGCCCTACCGCGAACTGGCTATGGATTCTCGAACAGACCTGGCATTGGAAAGGACCTTTGCTATGACGTCCCGGGTTCAGACCTCGGTCTTCCTGGATATACGCAATCTGTTTAATCAGAAAGACCGGACAAGCCCGACCAACAGGAATGACTACACCTACTACGGGGTTGACGGACCCCGACCGACCGACAGCACCTACCTGCAATACGGCGACGTGCGCGATCGCACTTACGCGCACACACCCAGATTGACCCAGGTAGGCGTGCGATTTAACTGGTAGCGGGTTGTGCGAGTGGGTCTCGTGCCCGCTCGCATACCCTTTCCGAAACCCCTGCCTGCCAGTGAATCCTTGGCAGGCACAGGCAGTCATTAAGGAGGGCGAGGAATAATATGACGCGATTTAAAATTTTTACAGGATGGGTCGCAATATGCGCTGCGATGGGAGCTATTATAGCTACTGATGCCACAGCGCAATTCGACCCGAACATAATCCCTTTCAGGGAAAACACCAGAGCATTGATCTCCAATTCCTGGAACAACATGGGTATCCAGGGAGGCAGCCCCGAAATCAACCGCGGCGGCGACCGAAATGCCTATCCCCACAATGGCGTGGGACCGGGTTCCTTCGGACAGGTGTTGTCGCAATTCACGAGCGGACCAAAATCCCAGGTCTATAACGACTACAAAACCTCGATGGGCGATGGTTTGTGGATTTTGACATCCGACGGACAAATCAGTTTGACCGGGCCGCGGCCTTCGCCGTGGATCAGGGATTTTATTCGTCCATTGCCTTATGATCCCAAAGGGAACCCAGAAGAACACTGGGGCATCCCCAACCCACTGCGCTTATTGGGAGACCCGGCAAATGATCTGGGCACCGTGGGCGGCTGGAGCGGCGGTGGATCAGAACCGACCCTGTCCAATTACTGGCCCGGTGTAACACAGGCAGATTTTGGAAGCTATTACGGGAACGAGTTAGATCCCTCCAAAACCGGCCCCCTGGTCATTGCAAACTACAATCTGAGTGGCTA
This genomic interval from Gemmatimonadota bacterium contains the following:
- a CDS encoding TonB-dependent receptor is translated as MKHRLLFFSFLTVGFLLAGTGDLWAGSTGKINGVVRDNSGQPLPGANVVIKGTQRGAVTDADGYYAIIQADPGRVTLTGSLVGYETVQVQDVLIIVDQTVTVNFSLKEAAVELGELVVVADRPLVEPDKTTSKYTVTVEETERLLSIVRNTSELLQLQPGVAVDGSNRLRGSRVGGPGSGYSDVVWGSDVAYMVDGIRINYNDGRGAGGQFRTVNRGAIQELSVLTGVTPAEFGNAQAGVVQIVTKDGGNQYNGWGEFRYEPAGKKHWGMNVYDAPQHQDKMQWDNPNWLTERRPDLGLDNQILTDLAGEPLHIREDYTEVSGWDAEANLTGPIGTNVSFVATAKHGRLANRYPGSKQTGFYNDTNRFIPTGPDNLTLSGSFTFRPSPNLKLKLGGLYQGYEYWSDGVADPYIRTADSLPGVHRGLGNGGRDLFLPPDWSGAGKRMESEEMQYLVVTHTLSPKTFYEVRISRSRSLTDTSGVYHATSVNNRGEANWFNTGRTAARWKVADRNRLGLKVDLTSQVTKGHLLKGGIEFMRRDIMMMIIANATPADRHLMFVADEGRFGEDGVKPYSINAYVQDKMEFEGMIVNLGLRMDAFNPNARRITHGSARGSEMFRRPTLARDYAYNEGSIWSTQAPWHVVFSPRIGISHPITERAQFRFSSGVYLQWADLWFYFGEDFWVAGKAEDRDVNGNGRIDDTERYNNLETTYSGRNGTHLLRPAKTTAFEVGADWNFVSDYTIALTAYYRSEVEQFTHYPNETWQGPRISRIRYSRTLDNGAYGDTRGVELALRKRFSHNFSFNLSYNYQWASFTTGKRGNVIRNIYMDEEGVRRAAVNIAYTHPEFGVPVPDLWVRWDAHSSGSEVPVMMSQEDIDLIAVRANSRYESATVNQAYGKTLGTGEWDGLRPLEGPTKDLGVYLLTGGYTQLFLKPRGGDRRQFGTASMLASFPADYERGGAIVSKVLRNMRINLVTRVETGGLFLYSPPEGGVRPYRELAMDSRTDLALERTFAMTSRVQTSVFLDIRNLFNQKDRTSPTNRNDYTYYGVDGPRPTDSTYLQYGDVRDRTYAHTPRLTQVGVRFNW